Genomic segment of Malania oleifera isolate guangnan ecotype guangnan chromosome 7, ASM2987363v1, whole genome shotgun sequence:
ATTCAACAATTCATCAAGGCTCAAACTTCAGAAATTTCTTCTTGCTCATTTCTTCTCTTCTCTAACTCCTCATCCACCTCGCCTCAAGCCCTCCACATCCTGGGGTTTACAATCTTGTCGCCACTTCCCACCGGCTCCGTAGTCAGGTTGCTGATTCCATATGGCCTACTTTCAAGACTCAACTCCCAAATTGGCAAAGATTCTCAGCTCTTGTATCATAACTCTTGGCTTGCAAGTTTGGGACCTTGGCCCTCTCAAGCTTCACAAATTACACAATTGATTTGACAATATTGGACAGAGAAGATGTTCTTTCAGACAAGTTTCTGAATTTGGGAAAAGCTTTGCAGAGCTACCATCTTGAAGGTTGGTGTTGGGAAATCAAGAGGTTTGATTTATTTGTTCATGTTTTTTCTTTCCTTAATCTCAATCATTGTGTGCGAATCTTTAATATTTGATTACTTGTAATTTAATTCATTCGGTGTTTTCCTTAAACCTGCCATCCAGAATAAGGATGGGTTAAACGGTTAAACTTGGGTTTTTGTAGGTTTTCTGGAAATCTCAAGCTATGCTCCACAAAATTAGAAGTATGTTTCTTGAGTGATAATTGCTTTTGTGATCTGCAAGAATAAATATTTAGATATGTAAGCAGCGGCTAATATTATAATGAAGGAGATTGTCGAGGTTCCGGATGAGGGGGAATTGGATTCTAATaatcggtttggtttggttttcatGGAGCAGAACCAAAAAGTTTGGTTCAGGTTAAGTTCAGTTTAAGGGACAAATTCAGTTCAGTTCTGTTCTTGTCTGAACTAAAAAAGTTCGGTTCTTTTAAATTTTGGAGCAAACCAACCAATTGCACAGCCTGATTCACGGAGAGGAAAATGATACGGTACTACCATTTTTTACCAATTAGGTAAACGTTCGCAAAAGTACTTATGAACTGTACTTCTGATAGCTACTATGTTTCCGAGATAAAATTCAAGTTCCATCACCACATGCATACTGCTAATTACACTTCAACGAGAGCTCAACAGCGCATTGACATGAGCTGCAGGACGTGCCACAGCGCACAAACTACTCGTTGCAAAATACCACATTCAATGTCAAGTCCCATTTAACATTCTAAATAGTAATCCAAGAAAAAGGGCAAGCCCTCCACGCAATTCAATGCTAAAGCACCtcagattttatatatatatatatatatatatatatatatatatatatatatatatataatctcatATTGAAAcatattgaaaaaaataatattttttcctCAAATGGGTATTCACTATATAACAACAATAATTAAGAATGAATTAACCTTATTCTCCATGGATTGCATAAGCGGGGAGTCGATTGAGCCAGATTCGTTTACATGGGCGGATGGTGTAGTACTGAAGGTTCTCCGAAGAGCCAGGAGACCCTTCAATTTGGCTCTGTCCGGTGAAAAGGTATCAAGTCGAATAATCGGGGATTTGAGTTTTTTTGCCTGCGATGAAGGACGCTGCAAGAAGAAAGAGGAAGGAGGTCTGAGAGCCGGGAGGGCGCGAGGGAACAAATGGGTTCGGGAAGTACAGAACGCGCATGGACGCAACAGAAGCGCCGCACCAGCAGCCGCCATGGCTGATAAGCTTCTCTCCTTTCTTCTTGTTTCCTACTCCGCTCTCTCTTTGCTCgagtttatttattaaatttttattctaattttaaaCTAGCTTacacttcttttcttttcttttcttttcttttttgtatagGGCGGCAATGATGGTCATTGCTTTTCTTGTGAATCAACATATATTTTGAAGTATTATTATTCTTGGAGagacttttcttttttttggaataCGTACTGGGTATCTACGCATCCGTTTTacggttcacgtgactaatcttaagccccttgaagttgaccccacaactccaaagggagggtaaattcaggaggaTTTGAACACCTAATCTCGTGAAAGACACTCTTGCAACCTGCACAACCACTTGAACCACACCCTGAGGTTGGGAGAGACTTTtcttttttgtatatataatgtGCAAATATTAATAATTTGGTAACAAATGAAATGTGAAGTGGTCAAATCAAATTATGTTTTtaagaattattttttgaaaaacaatatAGATTTTTTTTAGGTACAAGATTCAActaatattatgtttatatttatttaaaaaactataattagaaaataaaatcattttcaaaaggtCATTAGAGCCTTGATATCCTCGTTGTATGCTCTTTCTACTAGGACTATAAACGAATCAAGCCGTTCACGAGCGGCTCAAGAGTTTGGCCCGATGAGAGCTTATTTGACCTCGTTTATTATCTAAATGAATGAATCTCAAGTCTAATATTAGGTTTGCTAAAGAGTTCGGTAATGGGCTTGTTAAGTTGGTTCAATCCTAAGAGTCCACTACTAGCCTAATTGCCCAGGAAGAAAAATACAAATCCTGACTCAAACAAAATAACTTGATGaaactattattactattaagtCATTTATAAAATTTCAATCTGAACTCGAGTTTGAACTTGAGCTGACAACTAAGTCGAGATCGAATTTTTGAGTTCGAACCAAGTTGAGTCCGAACTTGAGCTGAAATCCCACTTTACTAAGTCAAGCCTAAGCATGCCGAAGTTTGTCTTAACTCACCTCATTTGCGACCTTACTTTTCACACACACATCCTACGCGAAAAATGCTTGACAATACGAACCCACATGACACGGGTTCACTGGTTACAACAATGTAAAACACACATTGTTGTACCCAATAAACCTTTGCCAGTTGAGCTTGTATTATCACTAAATCATACTATATAACAGGGCTCACCCTATGCTCCATGTGAATTCATAGTGAGACTCATATTAATATGTGTATGTAGGAATGATTCCAAGTTATTAGTAGATTTTGTATCTttactccttttagctgtcattgcatacattgttgcattatcaaacacaagcaacatggtccttataacatttcattaacagTGCATTACTTACATAgtctgtatctcatacatataacatacgtTTACACCGCATTaccatctactcatgccacacagttttgcaGAAAAATTCACACATTGCTTTTAAAATAtgtcaaccaatatttaatgtttatatatttaaaacataccttcatttcttacataattatcttgaaatactttccattttcatcaattcattttcacatttacGTAGCTAAATAGgcaaccctaagctcagaaaacataatttaaagacattttatactcacatgaaaacatatgtgcatatatataacataatccatttccatttaatacataaaaacatgatttaatatataaatttcccccttacctgaatccttgaattacaccaacaggtatcccaaactgatgcctgtgatgctcaccTGGTCCCTAGtttaaaaaccctagtttaattaaataaatcccaaataaactattatttctacattttctcaacttgtAAACCTTAAACAACCTTTTAAAAAAACCCAAAATTataaatcctaacccttacctcaatttaggagcatttcccaaaaagttCAGTTTAGAAAACTGACCtgttagatgtgtagagaatctttcctagAGCACCGTAGCAACCTCTGATCATCGATTCGGGCTGAATCCAGATTggattcttagagagaagtgagaaagatgcgtttagagagagagagagagagagagtgctaaAGGAAAAATGTTTTCCTTCGCAAGAAAGTAA
This window contains:
- the LOC131159230 gene encoding protein BOLA4, chloroplastic/mitochondrial encodes the protein MAAAGAALLLRPCAFCTSRTHLFPRALPALRPPSSFFLQRPSSQAKKLKSPIIRLDTFSPDRAKLKGLLALRRTFSTTPSAHVNESGSIDSPLMQSMENKIKEHLQAESVIVKDADAYGDGRHVCIDVVSSAFEGQSAVNRQRMVYKAIWEELQSTVHAVDQMTTKTPSEAAAESVDK